Below is a window of Defluviimonas sp. SAOS-178_SWC DNA.
TACCTCCCGCAAGCGTGATCCGGCGTGGGCAAAGGATGACCGACCGTCAGCGCGTCGACGCGGCGTAAAGGCCCACCACCGCGGCGTTTGACACGTTCAGCGATCCGAACGCGCCGGCGAAGGGGATCTTCACGAGCCGGTCGCAGGTCTCGCGCGTCTTCTCGCGCAGTCCCGGCCCCTCGGCGCCAAGGACGAGCGCCACAGGCCGTGTGCCGGCCTCGGCCAGCGCACCGGCGAGCGTGACGTCCGCCTCGCCGTCGAGGCCAAGAAGGACATAGCCCATCGCCCGAAGCCGCTCCATCGCCTCGGCAAGGTTGCCGACCCGGAGATAGGGCTGGCGTTCGAGGGCCCCGCTCGCGGTCTTGGCCAGGGCACCGGTCTCCGGCGCGGAATGCCGCGCCGGCGCGATGACGGCGCGCGCGCCGAAGACCTCGGCCGAGCGCAAGATCGCGCCCACATTGTGCGGGTCCGTCACCCGGTCGAGGAGAACCACCAGCGCCGCCCCTTCGCCGCCCGCGCAGACCTCTTCAAGTCCACCCCAGGCCAGCGGCTTTACCTCCAGCGCGGCGCCCTGGTGGACACTGTCCGGCGCGAGCGGCGCATGGGTGTCGAACTTCCGGGGATCGACGATCTCGGGCGCCGGTCCCAGCGAGAGCACATCCGGCCCCAATCGGTCTGCCGCATTCTTGGTCAGGACGAGCCGCAATTTATCGCGCGCCGGGTTCGTCAGCGCATCGCGCACCGCATGAAGCCCGAAAAGCCAGACCGTTTCCGCCGCGGCGGCGCGCTTGGCGCGCTCCTTCTCGATCACCCAGGTGGGTTTCTTCAACTGACCGGCCTTTCGGTTGCCAAGCATGCACGCCTCCACCTACGCGCAACTCTTGGGAATTCCAAGCCGCGCAAGCGGAACCCACCCCGGCACGGCTTACGCACGGGCCGGCATCGGGCCGTCTCGTCCTCCTCAAAGCACACAATCTCGCCACTTGTTCCGCGCAGGTTTCAAACGGATCAAGCCACGTGAAAGGCGAAGTGCCCTCGCCCGCGCCACAACCGTTTCGGATCGGTGATTCGCGGTTGACGCGTCGCGGCTGGCACAGTAATCAGCCCCGGCGTCGGGCGACGTGCTGCAAGGTGCGGCAGCGGACTGTAACTCCGCCGGGGAGACCCATGCCTGGTTCGATTCCAGGGTCGCCCACCATTCCCTTTAAGATCAAGTGCTTATAGCGTTCATCTCGCCGGTGCGACAAACTGGTGAGACAATGGCATGCGCCTTTCCGCGTATCTAAGCCCTTCCCGGCACGGCATATTCTACTTCCGCTGGCCCCTTCCGCCCGACCTTCATCCGGCAGGCAAGTGGTCGGACGTGAAGGTCTCTCTCGGGACACGTTGCCCGGAGGCAGTACGGCGCCTCGCCCGGCGCCTCGCCCTTGCTGGACAAAGGCAAACAACCGAAGCATCACTCCAACGCATTCGGTACGATG
It encodes the following:
- the rlmB gene encoding 23S rRNA (guanosine(2251)-2'-O)-methyltransferase RlmB, with protein sequence MLGNRKAGQLKKPTWVIEKERAKRAAAAETVWLFGLHAVRDALTNPARDKLRLVLTKNAADRLGPDVLSLGPAPEIVDPRKFDTHAPLAPDSVHQGAALEVKPLAWGGLEEVCAGGEGAALVVLLDRVTDPHNVGAILRSAEVFGARAVIAPARHSAPETGALAKTASGALERQPYLRVGNLAEAMERLRAMGYVLLGLDGEADVTLAGALAEAGTRPVALVLGAEGPGLREKTRETCDRLVKIPFAGAFGSLNVSNAAVVGLYAASTR
- a CDS encoding DUF6538 domain-containing protein, translating into MRLSAYLSPSRHGIFYFRWPLPPDLHPAGKWSDVKVSLGTRCPEAVRRLARRLALAGQRQTTEASLQRIRYDEIREHVREHFRHLRQDTQARIASDGPMTPERLDAALLQRSVEGFTA